The window tatatatatatatatatatatatatatatatatatatatatatattagagatgggcaccaatatcgatattttgataatacattttcatatcaCGATATCGTgagattaaaattaaaaaaaaattcacatacTCTCGCAGAGACATcgtttttattgctaatactgctaaaaataccaacacagtataatcaagcttattttatattaacaaacCCAATACATACCAATCACTGTCAGTCTCGCAGGCAAACcgcacacactaaagtattactTACCCATTGCATTGTATTGATTGGAGTTTAGGTACAAaggctatttgcatgctgcattaagcactactggcattattttgagatacACACATGCGTTAGCGGTTCATTACTTAcgctgttattaatgtatttttaaaatgtgaactgtcagtattataaatgagatgtacttttaaaacatcaaaacacatctcataataatataaaattcagcatgacaccgtATTTAATACTTTAGCGGTGTTGAGAGTCAGCATTCACacgcagagcagctgaagattcaattacttccagaTTAGCTAGAAAATGAACAACCCCGAAGCCTGTTTGCAGCGAAGTGTAGAAATCTttcagttttgaggtggctgatgatggaatagtaaaacaatacaacaagacCTTGTtcttctccatggatattgtgaagcaaagcgcCACTAAGTTAAAGTCAGTTATTGCTTTTCACATGTAAACGTCTACACAGGCTTGATATTGCAATTGGATTACTAtagttctgtgttttggaagacttcgctATTATCGAAATAAGTGCACAATATccatatacaattttcatatcattgcccacccttaatttatttatttattatatagcgcacattatttattatatagcgcgtttttaactttgtacagcgcTCTGTGCATGTGCGTGTATATATAGTGGTAAAGTAGGGGGAGGGTGTGTGCAGAACAGAGGATCAGCACATGGGTGCACGTGTGTGTGGTTGTCTGGCGATGggaattgtgtttaattgtttaattgagtaaTATAAAAGGcacaaaataattaatgtttgGTATGGGATTAAAAAAGGGGATAATATTGAAGCTAAAACAATAAGGGTGTGTGTAGGATCTATGGCATCCGCTCTGATTAATGCTCTGCAGGTTTTGGTAAATGAGATGCCATTGGCATGAAGAAGGAAATTATTAAGCATTAAATATTGAATTAAGGTTAATTCTCTTCATATAGCATTTCCTCCAAGGAAAAGCATGGAAGACAGATGGATAAATCACTATAAAAAGGAGATTTGGGAGACAAATGGAGGAATGTTGGGGTTTTTGGATACAGAAATGGATAAAGCAGGTAGGAACTAAGAACCTGAATTTTGTAAAGAATGTTCATTTGAATGTGTTACAAGAATGGTTGGTTGAGGGGAAAAAAGTGACTTGAAAAGAGTCAAGCTTTTATAAAGGATAAGAGTAAAGAGGCTTTGTGTTTATTCACAGATGGATTCAAGGATCCTAAAACAGGAAGAGTGGCAATGGCATATAATATACCAGAACTGGATATCTGGAAAACAGCCAGGCTCACTGACCACTTATCTGTTTATGTAGCAGAAATGGTAGCTACTCTATTTGCAATAATTATAACAGCGGAACTAAATCCTAAGAAAACAGTCATATTTACAGACTCATGAAGTGTGCTTAATGCTTTTAAATGAGAATTTATGAATAGGAAGGAGATCATTTTTGAGAGAATACAAAAGATACAAGGATTGTACAATAAAGGGGATTGGGCAATGCAATGGTAGATCTAGCAgtaaacaatgctttaaaaaggGAGGAGATTGATGTGGTGATTCCTCTGGGTTCTCAGGTCAGGGGAGTCTTTGTAAAACAAGCAATAGTAAAAGAATGGAAGGAGAGAGATGGGATACAAGTGAACAAGGAaggttttattataatatacaggAAGAGGTTAATAATAGCTGGGTAAATAAGGAACCGGGCAGGAAAGAGGAAGGATCTTTGGAAAGGTTACGGATTGGACACACTACTCTGAATGAGCATTTATTGAGATTAGATAACCAGATCAGTGGTTTCGTGTAGAATTCCACACGCTGTGCAGCATTACGTAATAAAGCGTGAGAACTCCGAAGAACAAAGAAAGAACCTGAAGAGGAAGTTGGTGAACGGCGAGATAGATATATGACCTGAGCACTGACAGCTTGTTGGGAAAAGGGAAAGAGGAAGGGAGAtgagaaagagaaaaaataagTGAATATATTACAATAACAGGAAAAGCAGGACTCTTATACATGAGAAATCAAGACAAGGAAAAAAAGAGAGACTAATGACTATAGACAGAGGGCGCTGATCATCCAAGTGTATAGATGGAATGCATGcctaaaaaaacatacaaaaaatgtgGTGTGGGTTGTGCATGTGAGTGCTTGGAGCAGAGACGGAGAGTGGAACAGAGTGAAACACAGTAAGGGACAGTGACAGCGAGGCTTGGGGGCTGGTTTGTTCACTTTACAGAGTTCAGTGCGAAGGGCTTTTcttcaaactgttattttgttcctgtgtttgtttggtgtttattaaaagtgcggcGAACAACGCTTAACCTTCAAGTTCCAGCGTGGGCTAGGACGCTTTGCCACTATATATaggtaaatatacttttaaactaTAAAACTATGAACCCCACTGATAAGATAAGGGATGCAAATAAAGACTACtgttgcatagcaatttcacccattctagtttttactacaaacttgattagccacagtgtataggcaacaagctcaggtgtgtctcattaaactcctagtaaaaccaggaatggagccaAACCACTATTCAATGGGAGTCTTATGGTTCATTTCCACTGCCTGTCCCCAGGTATAGCCGATCTGGGAGAGCTGTAGCTAGAGGCTGTTTCCAGTGCCAGCCCCGAGGTACAGCTGAGTTGGCCAGTCTGGGACGCAGAAGAATTTCCATTCCAACTTCTCCTCAACATGTGGGTGGAAAATCACACTGAAGAGCCGCTGTCAGGCACAGTTAGAAATCTGGATTGAAAAGCAAAGGAACTCTGCGGCAGCAGGGGATCGACTGCACTGCTATTCAGTGTTGAGAAAAAAACGTATAAATGAATACAAGATAATAACACAATATGACCTTTAACTGCAGCACTACCACGTCCTGGGTCAGCTCTACCTGAAAGTTCCACTGGATCGTTAACTACCCCTCTCTCAGACCgaccagctcagctatacctggggaCAGGCAGTGCAAACGAGGCAGACAGGCATGTTTAACTACCCCTCTCCCAGAccggccagctcagctatacctggggaCAGGCAGTGCAAACAAGGCATTATTTCAAACCCCTGCAAGGGTACAGACAGGGGGACAGATCCTCACCGGAGAATTTCCTCAGAGCTGCTTTTGTGTTTCTGAAGAAGATCATCCCACGCTTTGCACTCCCATGTCAGCCTgccaggaaagaaagaaaaaacaggctTGAATAAAACACAGACTCCTACAGCACCACACACGCCCTGCTCAGAAACACTGCTGCTGACCTCTGTATTCGACAAGCTTGTCTTTGACAGTGACCAGGAGcacaatttgaaatgtttaaaacttgGAAAATGTGTAACGGCTGGTTTCAGCGAACAAGAGTACCACTAATCGTACACTGCCTCACCTAAATTAACATCAGGCAGTCCAAgctcagtgctaatcagggtctgtgaaacctgccgTCTGCATTTAAACTCAGCGAGTCACGTTTTCAAAGCGTTTACCGGTCTTGAATTCACTCATGTTTTTTTGAAAGCAGTATAACTCCCTGTTCATTtgacaaaactagaaccaaaacaGCCATGTTGCGTGTTTCAAGTTCATCTGAACCCTTTGAAAAGGGTGTTTCGTTTCCTATTTAGTACCGCGACCAGGATTTTTCTCTTTCTCCGTTCAAataacaggagttaattaaagtgAGGAGAACCTGCTTCAGAGAGCTTGGTAAACTTAACATCTGGTAATAGAACTGGACGTGTCGTTTGAAATGTGCAATGATACGAGTAGTCATGAACTGTGCCTTGCATAGTTCTGAGATCTAAACCTTTAAAACCACTACAGCTTTTCTAAGAACAGATCAAGAACATCAATACCGAGAGTTCGTATGTTTTTTTCACTGACATTGTGACAGTGAGATCTACTCTCTCAGCTAAATTGTAATGCAAACAGGTTCCAATGGGGACATgacttaaaatactgtattattattattattattattattattattattattattattgatgaaaCAGCACAGCAGGGGGGACAGGCAGGAGGCAGTACGTACCTCTCCACAGACTCTCTCACCTCGTCCATGGCTTTCTTCATCTCTGGGTCTGGAGGTACACtgacaaaggaaaaaaacacatagCAGTAACATCAGCATATTCAGAAGTTAACAAACACTTTAACCTCACTCTCTGTTtgataaaatacttttaaaactcGGGGGTGTAACAATAAACGAATGCCACAGTAGGACATCACGACACGAGGATTGCAATGCAGTACGCGTCCTGAGACAAGCAATGGTGCTAACGGGCTACTTCCCATGTCTAGTAAGATCACACGATCACTTAAACGATGGAACTTTTTGTTAAatagacaaaaatgaaatgagttaGGGAAGAGTATGCATTCATCACAGCAGCTATGAAACCCACTCATTCTTCATTCGAAAACCACTGGGTGAGCTGCaaggagctgtgctgtgctgcggaGCGCTTGGTCTTGTGTTACGATACGATACTGATACGCACCTCTGTTACGATGCATCATGTGAAGAAAGTATCAGAATGAATTGATACACAGTAAATCAGAACACCCCTATTTAAAGTGACACTGCTTCAGAAGACACAgctcctgcacacacacagtgcctacacACAGTCTCCGCACGCACACAGCCCCTACACACACGTAGCCCTTGTGCGCACACAGCACCAGCATGCACACAGCCCCTGCGCCCGCGCGCACACAGCCCCCCCGTGCGCACACACAGCCCCCGCGCACAGTCCCTGCATACAGCAACTTACTCTTGGGGTTTGTCTGTGCATTTCTGAAAGGATCCTTCGCGCTCCAAGCTCTCTGTAAGCAGGTTCACCTCATTTGTGactaaaacaaaagacaaaaaataaatattatatgatCTCAAGGCTCGTCCCTGCTTATCACACCACAGGCTCCTCCAGGGGGATTCATTTATTAGGACAGAATCTGAGTGTTTTTAAATGTCCTCAGTGTTTCAGATCTGACTGCATCACCCGGCAGGCTGTTCCACGCATGAATAACTCTCTGTGTACAAAAACACTTCttgccttctgttctaaacttgcttttactcagcttccattagGCTTGGGCCAATTCCTGTTTCTCCAATTGCAATTCCActttcttttaaaatcaattccaattcccattcccttttaatcagttCCAACACACCGATCAAAACTGCAATTTGCAGCGTTCTGTTAAAGTgggcttctcacagtggcaacagatTACTTCAATTTTAGTCACCGTTAGTCCATTAAAACTGGCTTGAAATGAAAGCagttaaacaaacacaactattctgtctctaaaatataaattccactTCCTtcgaaaataattaaaattgggAATTGGATTAGAAAAACAGGAAGTGATCCCAACCCTGTGTTCCATTCATGCCTTCCAATTTAAAGCAGTGTGTTGGGTTCACTATCTCTAGTACATTTAGGATGTTACAGACTTCAATCAAGTGCCTTCTACACTGAAGAGGTGGAACTCTACAACCTCTGAGCTGAAAAATAGACAGACACAGAGGCTTACTATCGGCTTTTAACTCCTGCAGATCAAACTCTTCTGTGGGTTTTAAAGACGTTTCAAGCTTCTGTATtgcaaactgtaaaaataaaaaaggataaaCGATCAATTAATAAAATACGGGAAACATTTCCAAACCCTACTGCATCGCTGGAATTGAAGAGTCATTTAAAACCTCCAGTTCATTGGAGAAAAAGTTGGTCTTGATAATGAATGTGTGTGAACAAGTAAAAATTTTCTTTTTGACATACTCATTgattttttatgttatatatattttaaaataccgagaaatatctaatatatatatatatatatatatatatataaaaagaacttGAGAAGAGCAATTAGCCAAccaaatattatacagtatatatgttagGACCCCCAAACAGAAATATGCCCCCATCTAGATCAGGTCGACCACATCGGGTCGgggttaattaacatttttagaaccacaaaaccttttcgtGTTCTGGGTGGGGTTGTCTTGTAAACATTCAAGTTAAATCTGTATATGTTATACAAGGACATTACCTGGATAGACTCCTGAAACAGTTTGGCCAGCCTCTTATGCTCGGGCATTTCTAGGCTGATAGCCTGACTGAGCCCTGCGGAGAACACACAAAAAGCAGGCTTTATTTACTGGCCAGTTTGTCATCACAGCTCCCCAGAGGTCCGCAAGCTCCCCCCCTTCCCTCAATGCCAGGAAGCCTCCCTCTAGAAGACTCATACAGCTTGTCAGTGCCCACTATTAAGGCTGGGTATTTTGGAGCCTCTTTATAACTTTGCGTGCAATTAAATGTTTGGCAGACAGCAAACAGCCTTACTTTTCTGGCGTGCAAAAGtctgttaatacattttaaacaggtgTTAACCAGGGTTattaaatccttttattttgaTTAGCACTAGCATCAGCATCACTGGCCTCCCTTTTCTGTTGATTCCTTGCTTGTATGCTGTACAGTGCTAACAAAGACAACCCTATACAGCTATACAAGAGGAAGGTGTCCCCCCTCGAGGTCCCTGGTTCAGATCCTCAgggactcgctgtgtgaccctgagcaagtcacttaacctccttgtgctccgtcttctgggtgagacgttgttgtaaatgactctgcagctgatgcacagatCACTCACACACACGTCTCTGCAGGTTgccctggataaaggcatctgctaaataaacaaataatatagtgGAGACGGCCCGTATCTACAGCCTCACTTACACTATCTATCCATTTCTCATGTAACTTGTCATtaacagggatggcaataagacagCAGTTTCATCTATTCCAGGTTTTGAGAAGAGGTTAATGTTTCTTTTCAATGTTGTATTAAAGCCAAGATTTTTAACCAGACTCTGCAATAGCAAGGAAAGCACCTGAAGACTCTTACATGTCAGAATGTTTCTAAACATTGGCTCACAAACACTGTGGAGATGAACAGCCATCAATTTCCTTCAGGGAATGCAGAGCTAGAAAAATCGCTTTGTGCTCGGTACTTCATCGGCAgacaatataatttaattaagaagCGACCATGGTttttaacattgctaattatagctttgcTAAATGCAGgtagagtggaaagaaataaactaagcAATAACATGCAATTCATTTAGCTTGCTTGCTTCGGGAAAGCCCAGTCTTGAGCGCAGAGCCTTGGGTCTCAGTTTTTCAGCACAGGGGAATGCAGCCTTGGGTCTCAGTTTTTCAGAACAGAGGAATGCAGCCTTGGGTCTCAGTTTTTCAGCACAGGGGAGGAGCGCTTTGCATCTGTTgtcgtcttatttgctttcttgttctctctGTGTTTACGACAGTGTGATCTCAATGGGACTGACTCGTACATGACCAATGGAATGACAGCAAAAACGTGCAGAACAGTATCCCACTGACCATCCTCGTATAGATGATCAGAAAATGCTTTAGTAAAGTCCCATGATGAATTAATTCAATTTGGCTGGGTGAAGagcaaaaaaaatgtagaaaacttGGGTTGCGAGAAAAACACAGCATTGCACAATTCCATTTCTGTCCACGGAAAATCATTAGCCCCATATAGGCAACAagcgcaggtgtgtcttattaaactcacagtaaaactggACCAAACTgctttgcagggatggaaataaagcctgcattgcatagcagtttgatgcaATCCTGCTTTCACGATGAGCTTAATAAGACatatctgagcttgttacctatacacactggggCTTATCAAACacgtagcaaaacctggaatgggtgaaactactacgcagtgggagtcttattgccatccctgggAGACACTCATACAcccacactgacagacagacagaccgctGACCTGCAGAGTCCTTGGGCAGTGCTGGGAGTGACCTCCTCCCCCGGGCCCCTGCCTTGCTGATGGATCTCCTCCAGGACTTTCTCCTGCTGCGAGGGCTCAGCCCTGCCCTCTGCTTGGGACTCTTCCAGCCAGCCCGCCCCTGGCTGGGGCTCTTCCCCCAGGGACTGGCTCCCCGGGGGCTGGCTTTCCAGGACAAGTGcttgggggagggggagagggaggtgCGGGGGGTGTTGCGGGGTATCCCCCCGGGGCTGGGGCTAGCAGAGGAGCGACGTTTCTTTCGGACGGGGCTCGAGGAGACGAGTCTCGTCTGCATTGCCTGCTCCCCCCCCTTCTCCTCTGGTTCAGGCTCTGTGGATAACAGAGATGGAACTATGTTACAAGTTTAATGAGAGcgagagtaaaaataaataaatcataacatgCTTAGAATTTGAAGGTACACTTGTGATTATGTTCCCTATTGGAAATGTTCCCCAGCTTGCTGGATGAAACACAAACACCAAAcattatccataactattaaacactcaatagagatacatacagcaacatttaaataaacttcagtttcttttagtatttataaatattaaaaattgcGAACATGGTTGAGCAGCATTTCCTACACTTCAGAAAAGCAGACCTTACAGAAGACATTAGCGTTTTAATCTGGGATGCTagtttttcacattaaaaaaaaaaaaatctcttaaaaaCAATGcgttttttttgcagttaaaaaaataagacagtCCTCAGTCTATATTattttgaatcaagtgcattcCTAGCATCCCTGGTTATAGGTACAGTCATTAAACAGAGTTGTACTTTGCTTTATGGCTGAACTCAAACTTAGGTCCAGACAAGATACTGCaatgggctgtgctgtgtgctgcactgtcTATTCTGTCCCCTGTTGGGGAGATGAGTTGAGGTTAAAAACTGTagaaccatgaatgcagacgagcccggctgtTTTGCATAGTGGCGGAGTCGCTCCTGCAGGGTCGCCTCTGCACCCAGCCTCCCTTCCGTTTGGACCAAAACCTTGCTCATATTCTTACCAGCGACTTCCACAGCCCCTGGATCACACGCTGCCATAGAATTCTGTTCTGTGGAAACCTACCAGAAAGAACAAGTCACATTTCCAATGGATTATCAGTCATTACTGGTCGATAAAACACAAGCTGAAGCGTTTCACAGCGTCTACAAAATCTGGTTTACTAGTCTAAAAGAAGATTCTTCTATATGTACGACATTTACAGAGTTTTACAAATCTCACCTTCGCAGGTATGACA is drawn from Polyodon spathula isolate WHYD16114869_AA unplaced genomic scaffold, ASM1765450v1 scaffolds_869, whole genome shotgun sequence and contains these coding sequences:
- the LOC121309099 gene encoding kinetochore-associated protein DSN1 homolog, with the translated sequence MTAQDQGVTLKDSCQDFQDAVIPAKVSTEQNSMAACDPGAVEVAEPEPEEKGGEQAMQTRLVSSSPVRKKRRSSASPSPGGIPRNTPRTSLSPSPKHLSWKASPRGASPWGKSPSQGRAGWKSPKQRAGLSPRSRRKSWRRSISKAGARGRRSLPALPKDSAGLSQAISLEMPEHKRLAKLFQESIQFAIQKLETSLKPTEEFDLQELKADITNEVNLLTESLEREGSFQKCTDKPQDVPPDPEMKKAMDEVRESVERLTWECKAWDDLLQKHKSSSEEILRSLEQAKLSGVPLAPDQDLGLLDPSVAAVLRSKPDYQRILRRQIPVVSRLALVMDSHQKLLRSLAPLQDEAERTLKETSSRLAASAFEGLEGSPVKKLLYLPKSC